One genomic region from Manis pentadactyla isolate mManPen7 chromosome 12, mManPen7.hap1, whole genome shotgun sequence encodes:
- the LOC130679975 gene encoding uncharacterized protein LOC130679975 → MNACSPQAAGISISPGSHRLELEPRQLEVCCEPCGRPGFGARPLRRPGPDAQRRTVVGSGGALLAGTLAHLLPAAQGSSPGHPGASASHSATPWIPVPTQVQFPRKQLHPGTLLVSVSPTPSGPWQGPLKCGGCGGLPGRWPEDLRPWQHLPEHPSLVPPLQARAGPAHLPSTPPRWSARTPKGQPYCPPVVSAVLGVGRVSQGTG, encoded by the exons atgaatgcctgttctccacaagcagcgggaatctccatctctccag GAAGCCACCGGTTGGAgttggagcccaggcagctggaggtgtgctgtgagccttgtggccgtCCGGGCTTTGGAGcccgtccactgaggcgcccaggaccggatgcacagCGCCGCACAGTGGTGGGGAgcggaggggctctgctcgcaggcaccctcgctcacctcctccctgcagcacaaggcagctcacccggccatcctggggcatctgcctcccattctgccaccccttGGATCCCGGTACCgactcaggtgcagtttccccgaaaacaactccacccagggactttgttggtgtctgtgtctcccacgccgtcaggtccatggcaggggcctctgaagtgcggaggctgtggaggcctgcCAGGCCGATGGCCCgaggacctaaggccctggcagcacctccctgagcacccctcccttgTCCCGCCCCTCCAAGCCcgggcaggccctgcccaccttccctccactCCTCCTCGTTGGTCGGCAAGGACCCCTAAgggccagccctactgtccccctgtgGTCAGTGCAGTCTTGGGCGTGGGGAGGGTCTCTCAGGGCACAGggtga